A genomic window from Agrobacterium larrymoorei includes:
- a CDS encoding MarR family winged helix-turn-helix transcriptional regulator: MPAQSLKKAAVKQAPALPHVDDAKIDFDTIEAFFFAYRDFVSDPDAILEKLGYGRAHHRVVYFVCRNPGMTVADLLDTLQITKQSLARVLKQLIDDGYIRQMAGPEDRRQRRLYPTLTGRELALALSDPQSRRIARALDGMSTEARTCVLQFLARMRDAEPTGAE, translated from the coding sequence GTGCCTGCCCAATCGTTGAAAAAGGCTGCCGTCAAACAGGCTCCGGCCCTGCCCCATGTCGATGATGCAAAGATCGACTTCGACACGATTGAGGCCTTCTTCTTCGCCTATCGGGACTTCGTTTCCGATCCGGACGCCATTCTGGAGAAGCTCGGCTATGGTCGCGCCCACCACCGTGTGGTCTATTTTGTCTGCCGCAACCCCGGCATGACGGTCGCGGATCTTCTCGACACGCTACAGATTACCAAGCAGAGCCTTGCACGCGTGCTCAAACAACTCATCGATGATGGCTATATCCGCCAGATGGCAGGCCCCGAAGACCGCCGCCAGCGCAGGCTTTACCCCACACTGACCGGCCGCGAACTGGCCCTCGCCTTGAGCGATCCGCAATCGCGCCGCATTGCCCGCGCTCTGGATGGCATGTCGACGGAGGCCAGGACCTGCGTTCTTCAATTTCTCGCCAGAATGCGCGACGCCGAACCGACGGGAGCGGAATGA